From the genome of Palaemon carinicauda isolate YSFRI2023 chromosome 36, ASM3689809v2, whole genome shotgun sequence:
TTCAGCCATGAGACCTGCTTTGGGTACCTTCCAAGCCACTCTTACTCTGGGTAAGCAGTCCTGTTCTGCTGTTATACAGGTTCATGACGGTGTTCAAACACCATTGCTGTCTTACAGCCACTGTAAGGAATTAGCAATTATTTCTCCTGACTTTCCCAAGCCAATATTGGAAGTTAAGCATGtcaaaagatgcaaggaattgcccctttctgctaccacatcccctactgaggcaagagaattttttctacgggagttcaaggatgttctcgtcaccaaagaagacctcaagacaacaccactccagccgatgaccggtcctccaatgaggatccacctcaaggatggtgcagtaccctttgctgtccacactccacgccagataccctttgctttccgcaatcaagttaaggaagaactcgcctccatggtaacccaaggaatcatcaagcctgccggtgatgaaccttcagaatggtgccatccacttgtcgtagtagctaaggactcaggtgtccgtatcactgttgacctcactaagctcaacagccaagtgtcccgaccaacccacccttctccaactccgttcgctgccatccgtagtgttaattcgaaggcaaggtatttcactacagcagatgccttatgtggatattggcagatggcacttgctgaagaggaccaacacttgacaaccttcattacaccgtacggccgttttaagcattgcagaggcccaatgggttttgcagctacaggggacgccttctgtctccgtggtgatatggctcttcaaggaatgcagaactgtgtaaaggtcgtggatgacatacttctttcGGATGAAGATTACTTCTCTCATCTTCAACAAATCTACGAGATGCTTCTTCGATGCCGTAAATtcaggattactctcaacagagacaAGTTTGTGGTTGCTGCATCTCAAGTGTCCTTTTGTGGATATCAGCTCTCAGAAGAGGGTATAGCAGCTGATCCTGGCAAAGTTAGTGCAATCCGGGATTTTCCAACTCCTACCAATTGGACTGACCTTCGATCATTCATGGGTTTAGTGAACCAGTTGGCTGAATTTACCCCTGATATTGCTGCTACAGCTCAGCCCCTACGACctctgatgagccccaagagagcattcgtttggactcctgatcatgacgatgcatTTCGTCGAGTCAAGGCCGCCTTGGTAAGCCCCCCAGTCCTTGCCTCCTTTGATCCTGCATTGCCGGTAATCCTCCAGACTGATGCCTCTCGCTTATATGGGATTGGATACGCCCTtctacaggaccatagtaatggcagacttcgCCTAGTTCAATGCGGCTCCCGTTTCCTCACAGATGCCGAGTCCCGCTACGCTACTATAGAGTTAGAATTGTTAGCTGTGGTCTGGGCTATGTCTAAGTGTAGATTGTATCTAGCTGGTCTTCAGCATTTTACCCTGATGACTGATCACCGGCCACTCATCCCAATTCTCAATCATTATACACTTGATGCAGTGGAGAATCCTCGCCTTCAGCGTCTCAAGGAAAAGATTTCACCGTACCTATTCACAGCAGTGTGGCAAGCTGGAAAGCAGCTCAGCattccagatgccttatctcgagcTCCAGTCAGTCAGCCTACTCCAGAAGATGATATCACTTGTGCTGATGTTGCAACACACGTCAGGTATATCGTCAATGTCAATGCTGTCATCGCCGAAGAAGATTCTACGCCCCAAGATgcagataggacacttcaggaactccgagctgcagcaagagctgatccaTCGTATACCCGCCTTGTGAATTGTGTGACTTCAGGATTTCCATCAAGTCGTTATAACCAACACCAGTCGttactccctttctggaaattaagggaaaacctctcaactgatggtgatctgGTTCTCTACGGAGCAAGAATTATTGTCCCTGCTGCCCTCCGCCGTCGTACTCTCGCTCTTCTACATGATAGCCATCGAGGAGTGGAAGCCACAAAGCGACGTGCAAGACAGACTGTTTTTTGGCCGGGAATTGATTCAGACATCACCAGTACTGTCAGAGCTTGTGAATCATGCCAAATGTTGCAGCCTAGCCTTCAGCAGGAACCCTTATTGAATGATGATCACCCTACGAGGCCTTTTGAGTCTGTCTCAGCTGACTTTTTCAGTGTCGCTGGGAAGTCATTCCTCGTTGTAACCGATCGACTCTCTGGGTGGCCTGTTGTGGTACCATGTAAAGGAGACACTACTGCTTCCAACACCATACGTATCTTCTGTCGTTACTTCAGGGAAGTCGGTGTTCCCCTTCGTCTCAGGACCGATGGTGGCCCTCAATTCGCCAGCAAAGACTTTCAAGATTTCATGATGAGATGGGGTGTCCACCATATCATGTCGTCACCacattacccgcagtccaatggccatgCAGAAGCTTCCGTAAAAGCCATTAAGCACTTAATTCTGAAGACAGCACCTTCTGGCAATATTGACTGCGAAGAATTTGATCGAGGCCTTTTGGAACTGCGTAATACTCCAAACTTCACAGGCCGCTCTCCAGCACAGATTTTGTATGGCCACCCACTCCGTACCTGTGTACCTGCTCATCCACAGTCTTTTTCAGAGGAATGGCAAGCCAAGTCTGAGGACTGTGACCGCCGTGCAATTGCCCGTGCCGAACAAGTAAAACAACAATACGATCAACATGCCCGCCCACTTCCCAAGTTGGAAataggtcagacagtaaggatcCAAGACCCGACATCACATCGATGGGAAAAGGTTGGTGTTGTCATGGGTTTTGGCAAATCACGGGACTATGAGGTGCGTCTTCCCAGTGGCCGAGTTTGGTGGCGTAACCGCCGCTTTCTACGTCCAGTGCCAACACCTGGTGTTGACCCCCTCCCCCATTTACCTGTGGCCCCTTGCACGGACATAGAAAGGTCCTTAGTCTCTAACCCCCACGTGTTCCCACGCAGATCTCAAAGGATCATTAGACAGAGTTCGCTCGAGAATGGAACTACGAGCGcgaggggggagggaggtgtagatatataaaatgtgagaccgttacattaactgacgttaatatattatcatacctaaagcaatgtatgatgtttcccatttattatgtttcccatttattatgtctcatttattatatgtctcttgtaaataaatacaccccctatgtattcatatgtgtatatgcattattataccatgttattatgcatagttattcattatattattaagtgtggcaaattcccgaagacatggcaacaatgtacctcccagccttggggcatcacacaatgtgcttgtattgtcgttcgtcacccaaggcagacgtatttcctgcctgttgttaTTTGATTtgtgtattgcaccttctcaatagaacttacattaatttcaagattgtgtttccttcccaacctcccaggaacacccccaacaatAAGGACGAAGTAActattttgaataagaaaaaataaattcaataccacaaaatagaataaaaaagaaatagtttgCTATCAATGTAAAGtcaagaaaataagatatttcttcAATTGTTTGATTAAATAAACACATTTGATATCAGGACGCAGTCTGGTTATCAATAACTATAAAAGCAagtgttaattttttatttcttacattGAAAGGTGTATCGTTTGGgacgatagttatttatatatttatccattgtttattatctaaaatgtcataaattgttataaaatgttgtattttgattgtaaaatgtttagtatggtcaagactaaaatatttgtaatttaaggAACTGCATTTCTGTGGGTTTCTTGTATTGCGTTGCCGAGTCTGGGTAGCGGAGTTCAGATGAGACGAGTGTATTCAAGACGGTTGTCCTTTTTACAAACAGTTGCCGTTCGAGACACACCCACTCTCCGGAAGGGTTATTGCTTCCTTGTGTTTAGAGGAAATGGGGACGGATTATTGGTGTCCAGTGAAAGGCTTGGAGAGAAAATGTGTTAGTacttaactttattataatatattaaataattgtttcCAGTGTGGTGTTATTCTTAGAGTAATTGCGTGGTAATGCTTGGTAGTAACTACATAGTTTACTACCTTTCTTGTTTCAGTTAAATATGTTTGTGAGTTTATAATGTTAAGTTAACTTTGTAATTATTAGTAATGGATAATTGTTCTATTTATGTTCACGTAATTTACTGCTATCTTTGTTCAATGTTTTTCATTGCTATATATGTTTATGCTTCAAgtttatttgaattacttaattaccTCGTTATAGTTTGTACTTTCCAAGAAAAGTTTTGTGATTTTCAGTTTTTTCACTTAATattaatttaggattttttttttttagtattttgaattacTTCTGTTTCAGGTTGAaacgcattaataaaaaaaaagcattgcaACATCTTTCGTGGCTTTCATTGCACATCCAACATTTCAACACATTTTGGAACTCTGTTATTATGGAGGGAGAAATGCTGCAAGCTAAAGATGACCGAGCACAGGCCAAGAGGACCTTCACGAGAAAAAGCAACATATTCGAGGACACTGTTGGACAAGCTAGTGCTTCAACAGCGCTGACTGAGGTTTATGAAGAAGTCTGTAAAGCTTTTGATAAGGTTGAAGTTTGTCATGAGAGGTATGTCTCCATCTTCATTAAGGTTGGTGCCATAGAGGAACATTTAATTGAGTGTGACGAATATATTGATAGTTTGGAAAGAAGGAAAGTCCAGATAatgtttaaatacaaaaaaaaaaaaaaatattcatgaggtACAGGACTCTAGTGTTAGAAGTGTTAAGGTGAAGGCTTTGCAACCCCCTCAGTTCAGTGGAGACATTAGAGATTTTccgaattttggagatgattataAAAGATTAATGGTACATGGTTTTGGAAAGGATCCCTATGCACTGAGGTCATGTTTAAGTGGTGAAGCATTAAATACTGTCAGAGGTATTGAAAATGACTATGATGAAATGCTCAGTAGGTTAGATTTAAGGTATGGGGATAACCGCAAATTAGTTTATGCAGTACTTTCAGACTTGAAATCGTTCAAGCCtgttaatgatggtgataatagagCGTTTGTCAAAATGGTAGAGAGAGTTGAGAGGTGTTGGTTAGACTTACAGAAGATGGACCTTGAAGGGGAAATGAATACCGCTAACACAGTAAGCTACATAGAAAAGTTACTCCCTATTACACAAAAACGTGAGTGGGTACAAATAGCAGAAGAACATATATGCTCCACTGAATTGTTTAAACATCTTATGGCGTTTCTGCTTAAAGAAAAAAGGGTACTAGAATATATGAGTTCAGATATCAGGACATGTTCGAGTTCTAGGATTTGTCATAATATATCAGGTCAAGTTAATGAAGAAGATATGATAACATCCATTAAGGGTAttccagaaaaacataatgaattaTTCCAACGTGTAGATCAGCTAACTCAAATAGTCACTAATTTGTGTAAGGATAATGATACTTTGCAAACTGGTAAGTGCTTATTACACGAAAAAGGCACTCATAACACGGGGAGCTGTTCAGTATTCGACAATCTAGGTAATTTTGAGAAGTTTGAAACTGTAAGGAAAAGGCGAGCAtgtttcaatagtctgaaggctggtcatatatcaaatttttgcCGTCTCAAGAATACTTGTAATGTAATAACGGAAAGTCAGAGATGTGGAAAATATCATCATCCATTACTTCATGGAGCATTTTCAGAGGGTCTGATGTACAGTACTACTCTTTCCAttaaatccaaatatttagtaAGAGACAAAGCACTGCTAATGATTAGTAAATTATACAGCAATGGCACACCTTTGAATACGTTGTGGGACCCTGGAAGTGATATAACACTAATAACATTTGCTACTGCTTATAAACTAGGTTTGAAGGGTAGAGACATTGAATTAACTATCACTAAGGTAGGAAGAAAGGTAGAACTTATAAATAGTAAAGAATATGTAATCAAAGTGACTGATATTGAAGGTAAACACTGGTATATCACGGCTTACGGCATAGAAGAGATAACATCTGAGGCATGTAAGGTAGACCTGACAAATATCGTTCTTTTGTTTGATGATATCCGTCTTTCTGATGTGGAACGTCCATTTGGTGAAATAGAGTTGTTAGTAGGATCCGATTGGTGTAAACTTATGCCACAAGTCAAACAGTCTGTTGGGAATTTACAATTGATGCAAAACATGTTCGGATATTGCATGAGAGGCTCCCATCCATCGATTAAGTTTGAATCTTCGAACAATAGTTTCAATGTCAAAGTTAATGAAATTTCTAGTGTGGTTAAAGTAGAGgaaattaatgttaacaataatgaatttttaaggatggatttagataaatttttcaatattgaaAGCTTGGGCACATACTGTATACCGAAATGTGGAGCATGCACATGTGGATCATGTACACTAGGTGATAAAAGTTATACAATTAGAGAAGAAAAGGAGTTAGACGTGATTTCAAAGGGCTTAGAATATAACTGTGAGGAAAAATATTGGACTGTTAAATATCCCTGGATTAGGGACCCTAATGAATTGCCTAATAATGTGGCGGTAGCTATTGCAAGAATGAGATCAACAGAGAAGCGAATAACTAAGATAGGTTATAAATATACACAACTGTATAATGATCAAATAAAAGACATGTTGAGTAGAGTCGTTGCAAGAAAATTATCTTGGAAGGAAATGAGTGAATATGATGGGCCTATACACTATATTCACCACCACGAAGTATTAAAAGAAAGTTCAACCTCAACCCCAGTCAGAATAGTGTTGAATTCTTCAGCAGATTACAAGGGCCACAGACTTAGTGATTATTGGGCAAAAGGACCCGATTTATTGAATGACCTAGTGGGAACTTTATCAAGATTCCGTCAGGACAATGTTGCAGTCATAGGGGATATATCCAAAATGTATAATGCAGTAAGATTGAAAGAATTAGAGCAGCACACCCACAGGTTCGTATGGCGAGATGCAGATTATAGTAGACCCCCGAACCACCATGTACTTACAGCTGTGGGTTTTGGAGACCGACCTAGCGGTGTCATTGCTATAACAGCTCTTAAGAAAACTGCTTCAATTAAGGAGAATGAATTTCCGGAGATAAAGAACATTATAGATAGGAatacatatgtagatgatattatTTTTAGTTGTGAAGATGTAAATAAAGCTAAAAAGCTTATGGGTAATATGAATTTGGTGCTAGATGAGGGTGGTTTCAAAATCAAACACTGGATTATGTCTAACAATGAAACTTTAGACAATGAATTAAAATTGTTATATGCTGGTGAGGAAAAGGTTCTTGGTTTACACTGGATTCCTAGAAAAGATATATTCTCCTTCAAGATCAAGGTGGACTTTAATAGATCCAAGAAAAGAATTTTCGAAAATGGAATAGACATAAATACATCCAATCAGATAATACCTAAAGACTCAACAAAGAGAATGGTACTTAGTCAAGTATCTACGATTTATGACCCTTTAGGACTTATCATCCCCTTCACTTTGAATGCAAAAGTCTTAATGAGAGAGCTAATCACAATTAGTCGCTCGGAAGGCAATAGATGTGACTGGGACGATCCCATGTCTGACGAAATGAGAGAGAAGTGGagtaaattttttattgatatgcGAGAGTTGGAGTTTTTGTCATATGCGAGATGTGTAAAACCCCTAGATGCAAAAGGGGATCCAATGCTAGTTATATTTTCAGACGGCAGTTCAGTTGCATATGGTGCATGTGCTTATGTAAGGTGGGGCCTAGAAGGGGATTCTTATGTATCGCAATTGATCCTTGCTAAGAACAGAATTGCTCCCACCAAAAAATTTACAATACCTAGATTAGAGTTATGTGGTGCCGTACTGTCATGTAGAATAAGAGATATAATTGTGAAACAAAGTGATTGGAAATTCAAATCTATTGTACATATTGTTGACTCATCAATTGTAAGAGCACAGATTCAGAAAGAATCTTATGGATTTAATACCTTTGTAGCCAACAGGGTGGCAGAAATTCAGTCTAGAACAGACCCTACTGAATGGTGGTGGGTTAATAGTAAGAACAATCCAGCAGATTTTACCACTAGACCATGTCCTCCTAACGTCTTGCATGAAAATTCTATGTGGCAAAAGGGACCAGCTTTTATGTCGCGCCCATTTGATACTTGGCCTATAAGTCAGTCTTGCAACGATGAAGTTCCTGATAAGGTTGGTATTGTTTTGACTTGTAGACAGAAAAGCTTTGATGAAGAAAAGACTAGTGTGATTAACATGAGTCGGTTTAGCAGTTACACAAAATTACTGAGAGTTACTGCAAGAGTTATTGCAGCATTTAAAGTTAAGTCATTAAAGGCTATAGCATGCTTGCCAACTCCTGAATTAGTGCATGAAGCAGAAATGTATTTGATACAGATAGAACAAAGTAAGTTACAATCTGATTGGAGGAAGGCCTACCGTCGTTTAGGTCCAAGTATTGACAACGGTATCATATTCGTAGGGGAGAGAATTGCAAATTTGTTAAAGGAAAACTGGAACCAAGACAGATTTATTTTGATGCCGTCAAATGGTCATTTTATTAAGTTATATATTCAGCACTTGCATAATAGTGACCACAGCGGAGTCGAAACTACTTTAGCTAAATTACAATGTAAGTACTGGGTTATTAGTGCCAGAAGACTAATAAAGTTTATTAAGAATAAATGTATCGCATGTAAAAGAATAAGTGCTGAAACTGTTGTTCTGAAGATGGGTCAAGTTGTCCAGGAAAGATTGTCCTACTCCTCCTTTCTACCATAATTCATTAGACTTATTTGCCCCAATTACTATTAGAGATACGGTAAAACGTAGAACATATGGAAAAGCTTATGGAGTAATATTCAATTGCCTTGTTTCACGAGCAGTATATGTAGATTTGGCAGAAAGTTATGACACAAAAGGTTTCTTGACAGTTTTCCAGAGATTTATAACATTTAGAGGATATCCTAAGACCATACATTCTGATTTGGGAAGTCAATTAGTTGCTGCTTGCAAGGAACTCAGGTTAGACAAGCCAAAGCTTCAAAAATATGGTGCTAGCAGTGGTACTACTTGGATTTTCAATAAGTCTGCTGACGCTCCTTGGCAGAATGGATGTAGTGAAGCACTAATAAAATCTGTTAAACGTGCTGTACTCATTGCTATTGGAGATAGTAAACTGACATTCGGAGAAATGCAAACAGTGCTTTTTGAAGTAGCTGATTTATTGAATTCCAGACCGATTGGTATCAAACCTGGCAGTGACTGTGAACTTGGACCATATTTATGTCCCAATGACCTGATATTAGGCCGAGCAAGTAGTAAAATTCAAGCATATATGAAATTTGTAGATAAAAAATATAAGGATAGGTTGGAATTCATGCAACGTATCATAGACTGTTTTTGGAAAAAGTGGCAGAGAGACTACTTTCCAACTTTAATGGTAAGGCAAAAATGGCATGTGGACAAAAGGAATGTTAAACCTGGTGATATCGTATTAGTACAAGACAGTAACACCATACGTGGACAATGGAAACTTGCTCAGGTAACATCAATTCAGTCAAGCAGAGACCAGGAAGACTATATGAAGGCCAAGATGAAGTGTGTAAATAGATCTGTACATAGGTTAGTTGTTCTTCTTCCTATTGAAGAAAATTGCTAATTTAGGTAGGGGGAGTGTATCGTCTGGGACGatagttattcatatatttatccattgtttattatctaaaatgtcataaattgttataaaatgttgtattttgattgtaaaatgtttattatggtcaagactaaaatatttgtaatttaagggACTGCATTTCTGTGGATTTCTTGTGTTGCGTTGCCGAGTCTAGGTAGCGGAGTTCAGATGAGACGAGTGTATTCAAGACGGTTGTCCTTTTTACAAACAGTTGCCGTCCGAGACACACCCACTCTCCGGAAGGGTTATTGCTTCCTTGTGTTTAGAGGAAATGGGGACGGATTATTGGTGTCCAGTGAAAGGCTTGGAGAGAAAATGTGTTAGTacttaactttattataatatattaaataattgtttccagtgtggtgttattcttagagtaattgcgtggtaatgcttggtagtaactacctagtttactacctttcttgtttcagttcaatatgtttgtgagtttataatgttaatttaactttgtaattattagtaatggataattgttctatttatgttcacgtaatttactgctatctttgtttaatgtttttcattgctatatatgtttatgcttcaagtttatttgaattacataattatctcGTTATAGTTTGTACTTTCCAAGAAAAGTTTTGTGATTTTCagttttttcacttaatatttatttaggattttttttagtattttgaattacTTCTGTTTCAGGTTGAaacgcattaataaaaaaaagcattgcaaCATCTTTCGTGGCTTTCACTGCACATCCAACAAAAGGCTATGATAAATCAGAGAGGAAATTCCAGCATTTATTAAGATATTGAACTAGAGTTCAATGAAATTAATAGTATAAAAAAATGTGGATAaaatggagaaaagaggaggtcaatgatagagattatatatatatatatatatatatatatatatatatatatatatatatatatatatatatatatatatatatatatatatatatatatatatatatatatatatatatatatatttatatatatatatatatatatatatatatatatatatatatatatatatatatatatataaaataatataggcAGAAGGGAGGCAAAGTTATTAACTTGTTCCGGACAACGACAATGTCTCTGATAACTAAGCATCAATTAGGAAACCTACTGTACACGGACagttgatatttacacatacatatgtgtctgAGTTTTAAATCTCTATATCAAAGAAGAGGAATATCGCaagcagtaacaaatgatacttttGTGTTAATCAAGTTGCCTAAAGTaagtgggcttatagtatcttacttttccaactagagttgtagcttggttaataataataataataataataataataataataataataataataataataataatatatgaacagagaaaatatataatatatttcataaagatGACATTAAAACAATATGATAAGAGCACCagagattatacagagaaggaatGACATAAAGGGAAATATAACTTTTCTGTTCTCACTTCTGGAAACGACGGTAATAAATCATTCCAAATCCAATTTCAACGACATCAGAAATCACAGGTCTTAATATTCAGGAATACATAGGAAGTCtgtcaatatttttatatatatagtctaattGCTTAATATTGAATAGATTTGCATTCATAAGCCTAGTTATTTCATTGGTTTTTATTGAGTTGAGTATGCAAAGAATTAAGAAAGAGTGAGGGATAGTTGAGATTAACCTTTAAATGGTAACGCAAGCTACAAAAGTATAGAAAATAGCTAAAtgttaaatagaaaagaaaatataaattcgtCTCCGACGGAATGAAAAACGCTTATCATGATATATATTGTCTATCACTATATAACTCATAAAAAAAGATTGCATTTTCCTaggaaaattataaagaatatgaatattaGTAAGAGAAAAATTAGATTATATCTCTCCTAGCAATGACAAGATATAATTTATAAGCAACACCAATATTACTCTGAGGGAAATAGAAATATGCATtaaaaaagatttaatttaaatctatattgaataatatttttttttcaactacaatATAAACCTGCTATGATATCTAAGTCTTAAAagaccagaaattaatatcttaccttagaaaagaaattattttagataattttttggaGGTATGTCATACCGTCACTTCCTTTGTGTTGTTTAAGcctagggtttatatatatatatatatatatatatatatatatatatatatatatatatatatatatatatatatatatatatatatatttatatatttatatatttatatatatatatatatatatatatatatatatatatatatatatatatatatatatatatatatatatatattatatatatatatatatgtatatatatatatatatatatatatatgtatatatatatatatatatatatatatatatatatatatatatatatatatctatatttatttgtatttatgtatatgtatatataaatatttatatatatatatatgtatgtattatata
Proteins encoded in this window:
- the LOC137628649 gene encoding uncharacterized protein, with amino-acid sequence MEGEMLQAKDDRAQAKRTFTRKSNIFEDTVGQASASTALTEVYEEVCKAFDKVEVCHERYVSIFIKFSGDIRDFPNFGDDYKRLMVHGFGKDPYALRSCLSGEALNTVRGIENDYDEMLSRLDLRYGDNRKLVYAVLSDLKSFKPVNDGDNRAFVKMVERVERCWLDLQKMDLEGEMNTANTVSYIEKLLPITQKREWVQIAEEHICSTELFKHLMAFLLKEKRVLEYMSSDIRTCSSSRICHNISGQVNEEDMITSIKGIPEKHNELFQRVDQLTQIVTNLCKDNDTLQTGKCLLHEKGTHNTGSCSVFDNLGNFEKFETVRKRRACFNSLKAGHISNFCRLKNTCNVITESQRCGKYHHPLLHGAFSEGLMYSTTLSIKSKYLVRDKALLMISKLYSNGTPLNTLWDPGSDITLITFATAYKLGLKGRDIELTITKVGRKVELINSKEYVIKVTDIEGKHWYITAYGIEEITSEACKVDLTNIVLLFDDIRLSDVERPFGEIELLVGSDWCKLMPQVKQSVGNLQLMQNMFGYCMRGSHPSIKFESSNNSFNVKVNEISSVVKVEEINVNNNEFLRMDLDKFFNIESLGTYCIPKCGACTCGSCTLGDKSYTIREEKELDVISKGLEYNCEEKYWTVKYPWIRDPNELPNNVAVAIARMRSTEKRITKIGYKYTQLYNDQIKDMLSRVVARKLSWKEMSEYDGPIHYIHHHEVLKESSTSTPVRIVLNSSADYKGHRLSDYWAKGPDLLNDLVGTLSRFRQDNVAVIGDISKMYNAVRLKELEQHTHRFVWRDADYSRPPNHHVLTAVGFGDRPSGVIAITALKKTASIKENEFPEIKNIIDRNTYVDDIIFSCEDVNKAKKLMGNMNLVLDEGGFKIKHWIMSNNETLDNELKLLYAGEEKVLGLHWIPRKDIFSFKIKVDFNRSKKRIFENGIDINTSNQIIPKDSTKRMVLSQVSTIYDPLGLIIPFTLNAKVLMRELITISRSEGNRCDWDDPMSDEMREKWSKFFIDMRELEFLSYARCVKPLDAKGDPMLVIFSDGSSVAYGACAYVRWGLEGDSYVSQLILAKNRIAPTKKFTIPRLELCGAVLSCRIRDIIVKQSDWKFKSIVHIVDSSIVRAQIQKESYGFNTFVANRVAEIQSRTDPTEWWWVNSKNNPADFTTRPCPPNVLHENSMWQKGPAFMSRPFDTWPISQSCNDEVPDKVGIVLTCRQKSFDEEKTSVINMSRFSSYTKLLRVTARVIAAFKVKSLKAIACLPTPELVHEAEMYLIQIEQSKLQSDWRKAYRRLGPSIDNGIIFVGERIANLLKENWNQDRFILMPSNGHFIKLYIQHLHNSDHSGVETTLAKLQLYVDLAESYDTKGFLTVFQRFITFRGYPKTIHSDLGSQLVAACKELRLDKPKLQKYGASSGTTWIFNKSADAPWQNGCSEALIKSVKRAVLIAIGDSKLTFGEMQTVLFEVADLLNSRPIGIKPGSDCELGPYLCPNDLILGRASSKIQAYMKFVDKKYKDRLEFMQRIIDCFWKKWQRDYFPTLMVRQKWHVDKRNVKPGDIVLVQDSNTIRGQWKLAQVTSIQSSRDQEDYMKAKMKCEELRETFAIEYMNRFAVLEILRDEKQTINEARCSEVLGKTGTRRNSWISHDTCDTIKRRQRLNVTVESFRGRNDNYKAPSMKVPPFTSTEAIAWFQYADFQFCIRGMTLLRTKADYTLVMIPKDISD